From the Heliangelus exortis chromosome 14, bHelExo1.hap1, whole genome shotgun sequence genome, one window contains:
- the PSMD10 gene encoding 26S proteasome non-ATPase regulatory subunit 10 isoform X3, which translates to MGDAVSNVGVCNLAYTGRLEELRDQLLRDRALATKADQDNRTALHWACSAGHTDVADFLLGLGVPVGDKDDAGWTPLHIAASAGRDEIVKALIAKGAHVNAVNQNGCTPLHYAASKNKQEIAVMLLENGADPDATDNFKSSPLHRAAAKGNLKMVQILLQHKASVDIQDSEGNTPLDS; encoded by the exons ATGGGGGATGCGGTGTCCAACGTGGGGGTCTGCAACCTGGCTTACACCGGGCGCCTGGAGGAGCTGCGGGACCAGCTGCTGCGTGACAGGGCCTTGGCCACCAAGGCAGACCAG gACAACCGGACCGCGCTGCACTGGGCCTGCTCGGCGGGACACACGGACGTCGCCGACTTCCTTCTGGGTCTCGGCGTGCCTGTGGGCGACAAGGACGAT GCTGGTTGGACCCCCTTACACATTGCTGCCTCAGCTGGCCGGGATGAGATTGTGAAAGCCCTGATTGCCAAGGGGGCTCATGTCAATGCTGTCAATCAGAATGGCTGCACACCCCTGCATTATGCAGCCTCCAAAAATAAGCAGGAG ATTGCAGTCATGCTTTTGGAGAACGGAGCTGATCCGGATGCCACAGATAATTTCAAATCCTCCCCCTtacacagagcagcagccaaaGGAAACCTAAAAATGGTTCAGATCCTTCTGCAGCACAAGGCATCTGTTGACATACAGGACTCTGAAGGGAATACCCCTCt